Proteins encoded by one window of Lathyrus oleraceus cultivar Zhongwan6 chromosome 1, CAAS_Psat_ZW6_1.0, whole genome shotgun sequence:
- the LOC127115791 gene encoding non-specific lipid transfer protein GPI-anchored 10 has protein sequence MASLTHCNLILFFHIFLLFIISYPPNTLSQDPTSSSPTIAPCTSNLLPLIPCTPFAQGAVSAPASDCCSNLKQLYGQEPHCICLLLNNTAFTSFPINKTLAIQIPSLCNLQVNNSVCPGEKTHAPPPSSSSSQVSFGTKNNSTVAASPAFSVPPRPSMMGFGFGRSEAINLKAKNGIIVIMNITIFMFILMP, from the exons ATGGCTTCTCTTACTCATTGCAATCTAATTCTATTCTTCCACATCTTTCTCTTGTTCATAATTTCCTATCCCCCAAACACTCTTTCACAGGATCCAACCTCCTCAAGCCCAACAATAGCTCCATGCACATCAAACCTCCTTCCTCTCATTCCTTGCACACCATTCGCGCAGGGTGCGGTTAGCGCTCCGGCGTCCGATTGTTGTAGCAACCTCAAGCAACTGTATGGCCAAGAGCCACATTGTATTTGCCTCTTGCTCAATAACACTGCATTTACCTCTTTCCCTATAAACAAAACACTTGCTATTCAGATTCCATCTCTTTGTAACCTCCAAGTCAATAACTCAGTTTGTCCAG GGGAGAAAACACATGCGCCTCCTCCATCTTCGTCAAGTTCTCAAGTTTCCTTTGGGACAAAGAACAACTCTACTGTTGCTG CTTCTCCGGCATTTTCAGTGCCACCAAGACCTAGCATGATGGGATTTGGGTTTGGAAGAAGTGAAGCCATTAACTTGAAGGCAAAGAATGGGATCATTGTTATCATGAACAtaacaattttcatgttcataTTAATGCCTTAA